A genome region from Clostridium sp. JN-9 includes the following:
- the arcC gene encoding carbamate kinase — MKIVLALGGNALQSNPKDKSAAGQLETCKETAKSIIDLIEQGHSIAIVHGNGPQVGQILSSVETAHKTNDSNVLFPFDVCGAFSQGYIGYHLQNAIEEELYKRNIKKSVGTVITQVLVDKNDYGFQNPTKPIGSFYSKDEADILAHEKGYIMKEDAGRGYRRVVPSPKPIDVIEKDIIKGLFESGKIVISCGGGGIPVVKEGSMVKGVAAVIDKDFAAEKLAEILDADMLLILTAIDKVSINFNSPNEKKLDSITLDQLNKYIEEKQFAPGSMLPKVEACKKFIEFDNDKIAIIASLSKAKEAINGLSGTKIIKSV, encoded by the coding sequence ATGAAAATAGTATTAGCTTTGGGGGGCAATGCTCTTCAGTCAAACCCAAAAGATAAAAGTGCTGCAGGCCAGTTAGAGACATGCAAAGAAACAGCTAAGTCAATTATAGATTTAATAGAACAGGGACATTCAATTGCTATTGTTCATGGAAATGGGCCTCAGGTGGGACAGATATTAAGCAGTGTGGAGACTGCTCACAAGACTAATGACTCCAATGTATTATTTCCATTTGATGTATGCGGTGCATTTTCTCAGGGATACATAGGTTATCATCTGCAAAATGCAATAGAAGAAGAACTTTATAAAAGAAATATTAAAAAATCTGTAGGAACTGTTATAACTCAGGTATTAGTTGATAAGAATGATTATGGATTTCAGAATCCAACTAAGCCTATAGGTTCATTTTATAGTAAAGATGAGGCTGATATTTTAGCACATGAAAAAGGTTATATTATGAAAGAGGATGCTGGAAGAGGCTATAGAAGAGTAGTTCCATCACCAAAGCCAATTGACGTTATAGAAAAAGATATAATAAAGGGTCTTTTCGAATCAGGTAAGATAGTTATATCCTGCGGCGGCGGCGGTATACCAGTTGTTAAAGAAGGCAGCATGGTAAAAGGTGTAGCTGCAGTAATAGATAAAGATTTTGCAGCAGAAAAACTGGCAGAAATACTTGATGCAGATATGCTCTTAATATTAACAGCTATAGATAAAGTAAGCATAAATTTTAATTCTCCCAATGAAAAGAAATTAGATTCTATAACATTAGACCAGCTTAATAAGTACATTGAAGAGAAGCAGTTTGCCCCTGGAAGTATGCTGCCAAAGGTAGAAGCCTGTAAAAAATTTATAGAATTTGACAATGATAAAATTGCAATTATAGCTTCATTATCAAAGGCAAAAGAGGCAATAAACGGGCTTTCAGGAACAAAAATAATTAAATCTGTTTAG
- a CDS encoding thymidylate kinase, protein MQSTKENKGKVIAIEGSDGSGKATQTKLLYDTLISNGVKVKKVEFPNYKSDSSALVKMYLNGEFGDEPGDVSPYVASTFYAVDRYASFMKEWKRFYNEGGIIIADRYTTSNMIHQAAKIENKSEKEEFLHWMYNLEYKIFNLPEPDCVIFLDMPPEYSYKLMKERKNKFTGDQEKDIHEKHKDYLLKSYNNALYIAEKYAWKKVKCVYDNNVRSIESIHKEIYDIVIKLI, encoded by the coding sequence ATGCAAAGCACGAAAGAAAATAAAGGTAAAGTTATTGCAATAGAAGGCAGCGATGGAAGTGGTAAAGCAACTCAGACTAAGCTTCTTTATGATACATTGATTTCTAATGGAGTAAAGGTTAAGAAGGTAGAGTTCCCAAACTATAAGAGTGATTCTTCTGCACTGGTTAAGATGTATTTAAATGGAGAATTTGGAGATGAACCTGGTGATGTAAGCCCTTATGTAGCTTCTACATTTTATGCTGTGGACAGGTATGCAAGTTTTATGAAGGAATGGAAAAGGTTTTATAATGAAGGCGGCATTATTATAGCAGACAGATATACCACATCCAATATGATTCATCAGGCAGCTAAAATAGAAAATAAAAGTGAAAAGGAAGAATTCCTACACTGGATGTATAATCTGGAGTATAAGATATTTAATCTGCCTGAGCCTGATTGTGTTATTTTCTTAGACATGCCTCCGGAATACAGCTATAAACTTATGAAGGAAAGAAAAAATAAATTTACTGGAGATCAGGAAAAGGATATTCATGAGAAACATAAGGATTATCTTTTGAAATCGTATAATAACGCCCTTTATATAGCCGAAAAATATGCATGGAAAAAAGTTAAATGTGTATATGATAATAATGTTAGAAGTATAGAAAGCATCCATAAGGAAATTTACGATATTGTTATTAAATTAATATAA
- a CDS encoding tRNA1(Val) (adenine(37)-N6)-methyltransferase has product MINLVKDDETLDDLQINNIHIIQKKDAFRFGVDAVLLANYAVIKKGSLVVDLCSGTGIVPFIISGKTKAASIIGIEIQHNMVEMAERSVKYNELEQKVSFINGDVKDIGLLKSIPKADVVTVNPPYKLKNSGLISIRDNNAIARHEILCTLDDVIRASNILLKDNGRFFMVHRPGRLADIMCTMRKYKIEPKRIQMVQPSISKAPNIILVEGQKYGGTFLKWEKTLYVHKEDGGYTEEINKIYGRNE; this is encoded by the coding sequence ATGATTAATTTAGTTAAAGATGATGAAACTTTAGATGATCTGCAGATAAACAATATACATATAATTCAAAAAAAGGATGCCTTTAGGTTTGGAGTAGATGCAGTACTTTTAGCTAACTATGCAGTAATAAAAAAGGGATCATTAGTAGTTGATTTATGCAGTGGAACAGGCATAGTTCCATTCATAATCTCCGGGAAAACTAAAGCAGCCAGTATAATTGGAATAGAAATACAGCATAATATGGTGGAAATGGCTGAAAGAAGTGTAAAATATAACGAATTGGAACAAAAGGTCAGCTTCATTAATGGAGATGTAAAAGATATAGGATTGTTAAAATCTATACCCAAAGCTGATGTAGTTACTGTTAATCCTCCATATAAACTAAAAAATTCAGGATTAATAAGCATCAGGGACAACAATGCTATTGCAAGACATGAAATACTCTGCACTTTAGATGATGTAATAAGAGCATCAAATATACTGTTAAAAGATAATGGCAGATTTTTTATGGTGCACAGGCCCGGCAGATTAGCAGATATAATGTGCACAATGAGAAAGTATAAAATAGAACCTAAAAGGATACAGATGGTTCAGCCCAGCATAAGTAAAGCTCCCAATATTATTTTAGTTGAAGGACAAAAGTATGGAGGTACATTTCTTAAATGGGAGAAAACCCTTTATGTTCACAAAGAAGATGGAGGCTATACTGAAGAAATTAATAAGATTTATGGAAGAAATGAATAA
- a CDS encoding stage 0 sporulation family protein, with the protein MITVIGVRFKGAGKIYYFDPVNLDIKKNDFVIVETARGIEFGECVIAPKSIKEDLIVAPLKTVIRKATEEDIQKHNENKSKEKEAFHICLDKIAQHGLKMKLIDVEYTFDNNKVIFYFTADGRVDFRELVKDLAAIFRTRIELRQIGVRDEAKMIGGLGPCGRTMCCSTFLGDFAPVSIKMAKEQNLSLNPTKISGICGRLMCCLNYEQETYEEIRKRLPKIESVVDSPYGKGEVIANNVVKESVKIKIRNNDGDDIIQDVPISDIKLISGSYEGAVEESDIKIEAEVEDEAIVKELFKDN; encoded by the coding sequence ATGATAACTGTAATAGGTGTACGTTTCAAAGGTGCAGGAAAAATATATTATTTTGATCCAGTAAATTTAGATATTAAGAAGAATGATTTTGTAATAGTTGAAACTGCCAGAGGAATAGAATTTGGTGAGTGTGTAATTGCTCCTAAGAGTATAAAAGAAGATCTGATAGTAGCACCTTTAAAAACTGTTATCAGAAAAGCAACAGAAGAGGATATTCAAAAACATAATGAAAATAAGTCAAAAGAAAAGGAAGCTTTCCATATATGCCTTGATAAAATTGCACAGCATGGCTTAAAAATGAAATTAATTGATGTTGAATATACTTTTGATAATAACAAAGTTATATTTTATTTTACAGCGGATGGCAGAGTTGATTTTAGGGAATTGGTAAAGGATTTAGCTGCTATATTCAGAACCAGGATAGAACTTAGACAAATTGGAGTGAGAGATGAGGCTAAAATGATTGGTGGTTTAGGACCATGCGGGAGAACCATGTGCTGTTCCACATTTCTTGGAGATTTTGCCCCGGTATCAATTAAGATGGCTAAAGAACAGAATTTGTCTTTAAACCCAACTAAAATATCAGGAATATGCGGAAGACTCATGTGCTGCTTAAATTATGAGCAGGAAACTTATGAAGAAATAAGAAAGAGGCTTCCTAAGATAGAATCTGTAGTAGATTCTCCTTATGGCAAGGGCGAAGTTATTGCTAATAATGTAGTTAAGGAAAGTGTAAAGATTAAAATTAGAAATAATGATGGTGATGATATTATTCAGGATGTGCCTATAAGTGATATTAAGTTAATATCAGGAAGCTACGAAGGTGCAGTGGAAGAATCAGATATAAAGATTGAAGCTGAAGTTGAGGATGAGGCTATAGTAAAAGAGTTATTCAAGGATAACTAG
- a CDS encoding 4Fe-4S binding protein, whose translation MAYKITDACISCGACASECPVNAISQGDTQFVIDADTCIDCGNCANVCPVGAPVQD comes from the coding sequence ATGGCATATAAAATAACAGATGCCTGCATAAGCTGCGGAGCATGTGCTTCGGAATGTCCAGTAAATGCAATCAGCCAGGGAGATACACAGTTTGTTATTGATGCAGACACATGTATTGATTGTGGAAATTGTGCGAATGTTTGCCCAGTAGGAGCACCAGTTCAGGATTAG
- a CDS encoding heavy-metal-associated domain-containing protein, translated as MKSVLKVCNMNTVADINKIRNAIANNEGVIACQINREKGEVNVVYDNYFVNSDKLIDSIENLGYTVI; from the coding sequence ATGAAATCAGTTCTTAAAGTTTGCAATATGAATACAGTAGCTGATATAAATAAAATAAGGAATGCCATTGCCAATAATGAAGGTGTTATAGCATGTCAGATTAATAGAGAAAAAGGAGAAGTTAATGTTGTCTATGATAACTATTTTGTAAATAGCGACAAGTTGATTGATTCTATAGAAAACTTAGGTTATACAGTTATATAA
- the fsa gene encoding fructose-6-phosphate aldolase, which translates to MKIFIDTANIDEIKRVAAWGILDGVTTNPSLIAKEGRDLKDVIQEICSIVDGPISAEVISLESDGMVKEARELVKIHKNIVIKIPMCEEGLKAVHILYKEGIRTNVTLIFSAQQALLAAKSGASYVSPFVGRLDDIGNGGAPVISDIAEIFNYYGIKTEIIAASIRNPMNVLECAKAGANIATIPYKVLNQMLKHPLTDIGIAKFMDDYKKSRK; encoded by the coding sequence ATGAAGATATTTATTGATACTGCTAATATTGATGAAATTAAAAGGGTTGCTGCCTGGGGGATACTAGATGGAGTTACTACTAACCCTTCGCTAATAGCAAAAGAGGGAAGAGATTTAAAAGATGTTATACAGGAAATATGCAGTATAGTTGATGGCCCCATTAGTGCTGAAGTAATCAGCCTGGAAAGTGATGGAATGGTAAAAGAGGCAAGGGAATTAGTTAAAATACATAAAAACATAGTGATTAAGATACCAATGTGCGAAGAAGGGTTAAAGGCAGTGCATATCCTTTATAAAGAAGGTATTAGAACAAATGTTACTTTAATTTTTTCAGCACAGCAGGCCTTATTAGCTGCTAAGTCAGGAGCAAGTTATGTAAGCCCATTTGTTGGGAGACTGGATGACATTGGAAATGGCGGAGCTCCAGTAATAAGTGATATAGCAGAGATTTTTAACTATTATGGAATAAAAACTGAAATAATTGCAGCAAGTATCAGAAACCCAATGAATGTTCTGGAATGTGCAAAAGCAGGAGCTAATATAGCTACAATACCATATAAAGTATTAAATCAGATGTTAAAACATCCTCTCACAGATATTGGAATTGCCAAGTTTATGGATGATTATAAAAAATCTAGAAAATAA
- a CDS encoding PTS glucose transporter subunit IIA: MLGLFKKNVEITAPVNGNVIELNQVPDKVFAEKLVGDGVAVDSTGNVIKAPVGGTLTLIFKTNHAFAITTKQGIELLVHIGLDTVELNGEGFERIAEEGSTVKAGDPIIKIDRDFIIGKGISLITPVLVTNMDIVDSIKINKMDGVTAGKDSIFSVKLK, encoded by the coding sequence ATGTTAGGATTATTTAAAAAAAATGTAGAAATAACTGCCCCAGTTAATGGAAATGTAATTGAATTGAATCAGGTGCCAGATAAAGTTTTTGCAGAAAAGCTTGTAGGAGATGGAGTGGCAGTTGATTCAACTGGAAATGTAATTAAAGCACCTGTAGGTGGTACTTTGACACTTATATTTAAAACAAATCATGCTTTTGCAATTACAACAAAACAGGGTATAGAATTGCTTGTACATATTGGTTTGGATACAGTTGAGTTAAATGGAGAAGGATTTGAAAGAATTGCAGAGGAAGGATCCACTGTTAAAGCTGGCGATCCAATTATTAAAATTGATAGAGATTTTATTATAGGCAAGGGAATATCACTTATAACACCAGTTTTGGTTACGAATATGGATATAGTTGATTCTATAAAGATAAATAAAATGGATGGGGTTACAGCAGGGAAAGATTCTATCTTTTCAGTTAAGCTGAAATAA
- a CDS encoding DNA polymerase III subunit delta', with translation MSFNHIIGHEQIKSCIVNSIKENKLSHAHIFAGEKGIGKSLLAKELAIQVLGGNHDKKYVDIVEYSVPSNKKSIGVDNVREIIEEVNKKPYEGDKKVIIINNASEMTEAAQNAFLKTIEKPPKGVFIILLCENLGNILDTIKSRCQVHKLQRLSRLEMKSFINKKLNIYNEEKVKAAISFSDGIPGRAESFINDEQLKVIRDYCLIILKGINEESKDDFLKNDLFFVKFKDQWQEVLTCLISYIRDIMVYKDTNSRDLIINTDKINEIKSLSENFSFNKLNGIVNIINESREKIERNVNAALIFDSLLIKMQEV, from the coding sequence TTGAGCTTTAACCATATTATCGGACATGAACAAATAAAAAGCTGCATAGTTAATTCAATAAAAGAGAATAAGCTTTCTCATGCACATATTTTTGCAGGAGAGAAGGGAATAGGAAAATCCCTGCTGGCTAAAGAGCTGGCTATTCAGGTACTTGGCGGGAATCATGATAAAAAGTATGTGGATATTGTGGAATATTCTGTTCCCTCAAATAAGAAATCTATTGGAGTAGACAATGTACGGGAAATTATTGAAGAGGTTAATAAAAAGCCCTACGAAGGGGATAAAAAGGTAATTATTATTAATAATGCAAGTGAAATGACGGAGGCTGCTCAAAATGCGTTTTTAAAGACTATTGAGAAGCCTCCTAAAGGCGTTTTTATAATTCTGTTATGTGAGAACCTTGGGAACATTTTGGATACTATAAAATCCAGATGCCAGGTGCATAAGCTTCAAAGGCTGAGCAGGTTAGAAATGAAAAGCTTTATAAACAAAAAGCTTAATATATATAATGAGGAAAAAGTTAAGGCTGCAATATCATTTAGTGATGGAATTCCTGGAAGAGCAGAGAGTTTTATAAATGATGAGCAGCTTAAGGTCATAAGAGATTACTGTTTAATTATACTAAAAGGTATAAATGAAGAATCTAAAGATGACTTTTTGAAAAATGATTTATTCTTTGTAAAGTTTAAAGATCAGTGGCAGGAAGTATTAACCTGTTTGATATCCTATATAAGAGATATTATGGTATACAAAGACACAAACAGCCGGGATTTAATTATAAATACTGACAAAATTAATGAAATAAAAAGTTTGTCTGAGAACTTTTCCTTTAACAAACTTAATGGTATAGTGAATATTATTAATGAAAGCAGAGAGAAAATAGAAAGAAACGTTAATGCAGCACTAATCTTTGATTCTTTGCTGATTAAAATGCAGGAGGTATAA
- a CDS encoding OmpA family protein: MKRKPKKSGNSQRWLLTYVDLITLLMIFFVVMYAMSNVNATKYSQLSNSLKVAMGGGKSIIGTSDAPSISNSTQAVDTAIVEQDKLENVKKQLDKYLKDNNMSNEATSKVEERGLVVSLNDTLFFDSAQAVIKPESQKKLIEMGKILNQLGNYIRIEGHTDNVPINNSEFSSNWQLSAIRATNVTELLINKAGIAPERLSSVGYGEYRPIADNSTEAGRAKNRRVDIIIMNTKYNQIENNKK, from the coding sequence ATGAAGAGAAAGCCTAAAAAATCTGGTAATTCTCAAAGATGGCTGCTTACTTATGTAGATTTGATTACCTTATTAATGATATTTTTTGTTGTTATGTACGCTATGAGCAATGTAAATGCAACAAAGTATTCACAGCTTAGCAATTCTTTGAAGGTAGCCATGGGTGGCGGGAAAAGCATTATTGGCACTTCAGATGCACCAAGTATTTCTAATAGTACTCAGGCAGTTGATACAGCCATTGTAGAACAGGATAAATTAGAGAATGTTAAGAAGCAGCTTGATAAATATTTAAAAGATAATAATATGAGTAATGAAGCCACATCTAAAGTTGAAGAAAGAGGATTAGTTGTAAGCTTAAATGATACATTATTTTTTGATTCAGCACAGGCTGTTATAAAGCCTGAATCTCAAAAGAAACTAATTGAAATGGGCAAAATATTAAACCAGCTGGGAAACTATATTAGGATTGAGGGACATACAGATAATGTGCCTATAAATAATAGCGAATTCAGTTCAAACTGGCAGCTTTCAGCAATTAGAGCAACAAATGTTACAGAACTGCTTATTAATAAGGCCGGTATTGCACCAGAAAGGTTATCATCTGTTGGATATGGCGAATACAGGCCAATTGCTGATAACTCAACAGAAGCTGGCAGAGCAAAGAATAGAAGAGTTGATATTATCATTATGAATACAAAATATAATCAGATAGAAAACAACAAAAAATAA
- a CDS encoding DUF1836 domain-containing protein, whose protein sequence is MEGEERGLDYINNLIKNMSKSTIIPYEDLPKYDLFLSQVIDYLNDKFEGEKYTNNIVQNYIKSEVISKPEDGKKRGYTKLHLAQLVLLSYMRPVLTTDEIKKVFDLAFNQINDRSDDIISWEYAYKIFSEIQDESFEKFFSKQSLDEDKIMKIVKDCNLKPEDEERIVVFMVVMNLIAQASTIKKLVQNIVDKYQKSDH, encoded by the coding sequence ATGGAAGGCGAAGAGAGGGGACTGGATTATATAAATAATTTAATTAAAAATATGTCCAAAAGTACCATAATACCATATGAAGATCTACCTAAATATGACCTTTTTTTATCCCAGGTAATAGATTATTTAAATGATAAATTTGAAGGAGAAAAGTACACAAACAACATAGTTCAAAATTACATTAAAAGTGAAGTAATTTCCAAACCAGAGGACGGGAAAAAAAGAGGGTATACAAAGCTTCATCTGGCACAATTGGTATTGTTAAGTTATATGAGACCAGTACTCACAACAGATGAGATAAAAAAAGTATTCGATTTAGCTTTTAATCAGATTAATGATAGATCCGATGATATTATATCCTGGGAATATGCATATAAAATATTTTCAGAGATTCAGGATGAGAGTTTTGAGAAGTTCTTTTCCAAGCAAAGCCTTGATGAGGATAAAATAATGAAGATAGTTAAGGACTGCAATTTAAAGCCTGAAGATGAGGAAAGAATTGTAGTTTTTATGGTGGTTATGAATTTAATTGCACAGGCAAGTACCATAAAGAAATTAGTTCAAAATATTGTAGACAAATATCAAAAAAGCGATCACTAA
- the rsmI gene encoding 16S rRNA (cytidine(1402)-2'-O)-methyltransferase — MDKSIGKLYMVPTPIGNLKDITLRALEVLSESDIIAAEDTRQTLKLLNHYNIKKTLISYHQHNEMSKSEDLINMLKDGKTIALVTDAGTPGISDPGSVILKKCIERNIQVEVLPGAAALITALVHSGLDTTKFIFRGFLPRDKKERKEVISELADRKETLIFYEAPHRLLSTLEFLLTSLGDRNISLCRELTKLHEEILRTTISSAIKKYTEINPKGEFVLVIEGISEQQIEAEKAMAWNNLTMEDHIKSYMSKGLSKKDAIKQVAKERDIPKSEVYKHSLGL, encoded by the coding sequence ATGGATAAATCAATAGGCAAGTTATATATGGTACCTACCCCTATAGGTAACCTGAAGGATATAACTTTAAGAGCACTTGAAGTATTATCTGAATCAGACATTATAGCAGCAGAAGATACCAGGCAGACATTAAAGCTTTTAAACCATTATAATATAAAGAAGACTTTAATAAGCTATCATCAGCATAATGAAATGAGCAAAAGTGAAGACTTAATAAATATGTTAAAGGATGGGAAGACAATTGCACTGGTAACTGATGCAGGTACCCCTGGAATCTCAGATCCAGGCAGTGTTATTTTAAAGAAATGCATTGAGAGGAATATACAGGTAGAGGTATTGCCAGGAGCTGCAGCTTTAATCACTGCATTAGTTCATTCAGGCTTGGATACCACTAAGTTTATATTCAGAGGTTTCCTCCCAAGGGATAAAAAGGAGAGAAAAGAAGTTATATCGGAACTTGCAGATAGAAAGGAAACTTTAATTTTCTATGAGGCTCCTCACAGATTGCTCAGCACTCTGGAATTTTTATTAACTTCGCTAGGAGATAGAAATATTTCTTTGTGCAGAGAGCTAACAAAATTACATGAAGAAATCTTAAGGACAACAATAAGTTCTGCCATAAAAAAATACACTGAGATAAATCCAAAAGGTGAATTTGTATTGGTTATAGAAGGCATATCAGAGCAGCAGATAGAGGCAGAAAAGGCCATGGCGTGGAATAATCTGACTATGGAAGATCATATAAAAAGTTATATGAGTAAAGGACTTTCGAAAAAGGATGCTATTAAACAAGTGGCCAAGGAAAGAGATATCCCTAAGTCAGAGGTGTATAAGCATTCATTAGGATTATAG
- a CDS encoding C40 family peptidase produces MRKRALSAVLAISLVLTLKGTAFADPAGLQKSQSALKSTQDKRQSLEDDIQKMDNQVQVLTNKIDDNNKNIEKTKKDIAATQKDLDKSEEDIQAEQDIFNKRVRAMYISGSDSYIYVILEAKGLGDLVSRVENVKKVIDFDKNIIKDLDNKKKGIEDKKKALDAENDNLLAIKSDNEKKLAQINSEKDAIVKKANEYKNEEKKYSSQISAFQAEAAKYVSGITASVPKYQPSRGAASISSNSVVAYAANFIGTPYVWGGTSPRPGFDCSGFVQYVYGHFGVSLDRSTYEQIHDGAEVPLNSIQPGDLVFFGSYDSPHHVGIYVGNGMYIHAPQTGDSVKISPLSRSDFSRARRVR; encoded by the coding sequence GTGAGAAAGAGAGCACTATCGGCTGTTCTGGCTATAAGCCTGGTATTAACATTAAAAGGTACTGCTTTTGCAGACCCTGCTGGATTGCAGAAAAGTCAAAGTGCGCTAAAGAGTACTCAGGACAAGAGACAAAGTCTTGAGGATGACATACAAAAGATGGACAACCAAGTTCAGGTATTGACAAACAAAATAGATGACAATAATAAAAATATAGAGAAAACAAAAAAAGATATTGCAGCCACTCAAAAGGATCTTGATAAGTCTGAAGAAGATATTCAAGCAGAACAGGACATATTTAACAAAAGAGTAAGAGCTATGTATATAAGCGGCTCTGACAGCTACATATACGTTATTCTGGAAGCTAAGGGATTAGGCGATTTGGTATCAAGGGTAGAAAATGTTAAAAAGGTTATTGATTTTGATAAAAATATTATCAAAGATTTAGATAATAAGAAAAAAGGTATAGAAGACAAGAAAAAAGCATTGGATGCTGAAAACGATAACTTGTTAGCAATAAAGTCAGATAATGAAAAAAAATTAGCACAGATTAATTCTGAAAAAGATGCTATAGTTAAGAAAGCAAATGAGTATAAGAACGAAGAAAAGAAATATTCTTCACAAATTTCGGCTTTTCAGGCTGAGGCTGCAAAGTATGTAAGCGGTATTACAGCATCGGTGCCTAAATATCAGCCATCAAGAGGTGCTGCATCAATTTCTTCAAATTCTGTAGTTGCTTATGCGGCTAATTTTATTGGAACTCCATATGTATGGGGGGGAACATCACCAAGGCCAGGCTTTGATTGTTCAGGATTTGTTCAATATGTATATGGACATTTCGGTGTTTCACTTGACAGATCAACATATGAACAAATACATGACGGAGCTGAAGTTCCATTAAACAGCATACAGCCAGGAGATTTAGTTTTCTTTGGTTCCTATGACAGTCCTCATCATGTTGGAATATATGTTGGCAATGGAATGTATATTCATGCACCACAGACTGGGGATTCAGTTAAAATATCACCATTATCAAGATCAGATTTCTCCAGAGCAAGGAGAGTTAGATAA
- a CDS encoding AbrB/MazE/SpoVT family DNA-binding domain-containing protein, giving the protein MKSTGVVRRVDELGRIVIPIELRRTLDIAEKDALEIYVDGEQIILKKYEPACIFCGDARDVINYKGKNICKSCLKEIKEGR; this is encoded by the coding sequence ATGAAATCTACAGGTGTAGTAAGAAGAGTTGATGAGTTAGGAAGAATAGTTATTCCTATAGAGCTAAGAAGAACATTAGATATTGCTGAAAAGGATGCTCTAGAAATATATGTTGATGGTGAGCAAATCATATTAAAGAAATATGAACCTGCATGTATTTTCTGTGGAGATGCCAGAGACGTTATAAATTACAAAGGGAAAAATATCTGCAAAAGCTGCTTAAAAGAAATAAAAGAAGGCAGATAA
- a CDS encoding cyclic-di-AMP receptor, with amino-acid sequence MKLIIAIVQDDDAGDLIEQITDSGFRVTKLATTGGFLKSGNTTLLIGVDEDKVDRVLADIEEICKTRKQVVTSPSPVAGSTGVYVPYPVEVEVGGATVFVVDVDKFIKI; translated from the coding sequence ATGAAACTTATAATTGCCATTGTACAAGATGATGATGCTGGAGATTTAATAGAACAGATAACTGATTCAGGTTTCAGGGTGACAAAGCTGGCAACTACTGGTGGATTTTTGAAATCCGGAAACACAACATTACTTATTGGTGTTGACGAGGATAAGGTTGATAGGGTACTTGCAGATATTGAGGAAATATGTAAAACAAGAAAGCAGGTTGTTACATCACCTTCACCAGTTGCAGGATCAACAGGAGTTTATGTGCCATATCCTGTTGAAGTAGAAGTAGGAGGAGCCACAGTATTTGTGGTTGACGTAGACAAATTTATTAAAATCTAG